GAGACCCCGCGCCTCGACGACGAGGGCCCGCCAGACGTCGTGGGGACGTGGGCCGGCGAGGTCGAGGAGGACGGCCTCCGCTACAAGCTCCTCCTCACCATCGACCATCTCGAACAAGGCGCCGACGCCGGCAAGACGGCCTACACTGGCGGGCTCGACTGTACGGGGACGCTCACCTACGAAGGCGCCGACCGGCGCGTCCTCTCGTTCCGCGAGGACCTCCACGGCTCGCCCAACTGCGCCGACGGCCGGATCGACGTCCGCCTCCGGAGCGACGGCCGGCTCGGCTGGACGTGGTACCGCTCTGATGCCGACCGCGTGCCCGACGCCCGAGCCACGCTCGACCGGGAATGAGCGGCTGGTCTCCCCCGACGCACGACGACCTCGGCCGTCCGGTCCCTCTCGGGGCCTCGCCGCGCCGGATCGTCTCGCTCGTCCCCAGCCAGACCGAGCTCCTGGCCGACCTCGGGCTCGACGCCGAGGTGGTCGGCCTGACGCGGTTCTGCGTCCACCCCGAGGGCTGGAACGAGAGAAAGCAGATCGTCGGCGGCACCAAGAACGTCCGGGTCGACCGCGTCCGCGAGCTGGCGCCGGACCTCGTGATCGCCAACAAGGAGGAGAACGTCCGCGAGCAGGTCGAGGCTCTCCAAGCCATCGCGCCGGTCTTCGTCACCGACGTGCCCGACGTGGACGGGGCGCTCCGGATGACCCGCTCGGTCGGCGGCCTCGTCGACCGCGCCGCCGAGGCCGACCGGCTGGCCGATGCCGTCGCCGCCGGCTTCGCCCGCCTCGGCGCCGAGGCGGAGGGAGCCGTCCCGCTCCGCGCGCTTTACCTCATCTGGCGGGACCCGTGGATGACGGTCGGCGACGACACGATCATCGCGGACGTCCTCCGCCGTGGGGGGGTCGAGAATGCCGCCGTGGGCCACCAGCGCTACCCGACGCTCAGCCCGGACCAGTTCGCCGCGCTCGCTCCCGACGTGGTGCTGCTGTCGTCGGAGCCGTACCCGTTCGGCCCGGCGCACGTCGCGGAGGTCCAGGCGCTGGCGCCCCGCGCGCAGGTCGAGTTGGTGGACGGCGAGCCGTTCTCGTGGTATGGCAGCCGGTTGCTCCGAGCCCCCGACGCGCTCGACGATCTCCGTCGGCGGCTGGCGGCGGGCTGACAGGCGGTCGGCGCGCGATTCACGGAACGGCGCCGGGCGGCGGCGATCCAACCCGCGCTCATCTACCTCTCTCTTCATGCCCTACACCGCCACCTCCGACCAGCCCGCCCACGCCTCCGGCACCTTCGACCTCGGCGACGGCCTCACCGTCCACCGCCTCGGGTTCGGCGCCATGCGGATCACGGGCAAGGGCATCTGGGGCGAGCCCGACAGCTACGACGAGTCGATCCGCGTCCTCGAGCGCGCCGTCGAGCTCGGCGTCGACCTCATCGACACGGCCGACAGCTACGGGCCGTTCGTCTCGGAGGACCTCATCGCCGACGCGCTCGCGCCCTACCCCGACGGCCTCGTCGTCGCCACGAAGGGCGGCCTCCTCCGGACCGGCCCCAACGAGTGGATCCCGGACGGCAAGCCGGCCTACCTCAAGCAGGCGGTCCAGATGTCGATGCGCCGGCTGAAGGTCGACACGATCGACCTGTACCAGCTCCACCGGATCGACGCCGACGTGGACCGCGACGAGCAGTTCGCCGTGCTCAAGGAGTTCCAGGACGAGGGCTGGGTCCGCCTCGTCGGGCTCAGTGAGGTCTCGGTCGACGAGATCAAGGCCGCGCAGGACGCCGGCCTCGAGGTCGCGACGGTCCAGAACGAGTACAACCTCGGCACCCGGAAGAGCGAGGACGTCCTCGACTTCTGCGAGGAGCAGGGCATCGGGTTCATCCCGTGGTTCCCGCTCAACGCCGGGAAGCTCTCCGACAGCGACCTTCTCGAGGACGCGTCCAACCAGCTCGGCGCGTCGCACAGCCAGGTCGCTCTCGCGTGGCTCCTCAAGCGCTCGCCGGTGATGCTCCCGATCCCCGGGACGTCGTCGGTCGAGCACCTCGAGGAGAACGTGGCCGCGGCCGAGATCGAGATGCCCGACGACGTGTTCGCGGCGCTCGACGAGGCCGCCCGCGAGGCGGCCTAGGTCGGCGCTCTCCCGTCCCGCCTCGACGTCGAGGCGGGCGGGGCCGGCGCGTTATCGGCGGGCCCGGTTCAGGAGGTGGGACAGGATGACGGCCCCCGCCGTGCCTCCGGCGACGAGCGTCGGCGTCCGGTCCGGCGCGGGCGGCGGGACGTCCACCACGCCGACCTCGTCGCCAAAAACGGCGGGCTCGGGCACGTAGCGGCCGCGCTCCGGCCGGTGCGAGCGGGCGGCGAACGCGACCAGCCGGTCGGCCGCGTCGCGGTCGATGGCCCGCCCGTGGCCCGCGGCGAGTGTGGTGGGCCGGAGGTCGGCGAGCCGCCGGACGCTCGCGTCCGTCGCGTCCCAATCGGACACGAACGGGACGGGCGAGCGTGAGACTTCCCGCGCGTTCGTCGCCACGCCGATCCACGAGTCGAGGTCGGCGGTCGCCACGGCGTCGCCGGCGAGGAGCGTCCGGTCGGCCTCGCGGAAGAGCGAGACGTGGCCCGGCGTGTGCCCGGGCGTGTGGACCCACCGCCAGTCGGGCAGGCCCGGGACCGCCCCGTCGGCAGGGAGCGCGCGGACGCGGCCACCGAAGGCGTAGCCGGCCGTCGGGAAGAACCGGGAGAGGAAGGCGATCGCACCGCCGGGCGTTGGGTCCTGCGGCGGGTAGTCCGAGCGGCCGGTGAGGAACGGGAGCTCGGCCTCATGGGCGAGGATCGGGACGCCCCAGTGGTCGGCCAGCACGGCAGCGTTGCCGGCGTGGTCGAAGTGGCCGTGCGTGAGGACGATGGCCTCCGGAGGCGTCGTCCCGTAGCGCGCCTCGGCCGCGCGCCGCACCCAGGTCGACGTAGTCGGCAGCCCCGTGTCGACGAGCACCCACGGCCCGCCCAGCGGCCCGACGAGGTAGGCGTTGACGAAAGCGACGGGGACGCGGACGACGTCGCGCGCGACGAGCGACGTTCCGATGGAGGTAGACATGGCGACGGGAGACGAGCCCTCCTCTTACCCGGTCCGTCCCGCGCGGTGCCCGTGTCGGACCGGCTCCCTCCCAGGGACCTCCCGCCGACCCCGCCCGCCTCGGCGCCGAGGCGGCCGCAGCCGAGTCCGGCGGAGCCGGTCAGTCGCAAGCGACGTCGTCGAGGTCCTCGTCCCAGCAGGCGCGGTCGCCGCCGTAGTACGTGTCGGCCGTGATCGAGCCGGCGCGGGTCGCGTCGTCCCACACGATGAGCGCGCGGTCACCAGTTGGCTGGTCGGTCCAGTCGAACGTCCGCTCATCGCCGTCGGTCGCGTAGCGGACGGACGAGCCGCCGTGGTCGCGACCGGCGGGCACGCGGAAGGTGAGTTCGCGGTCGTCGAGGTCTCGGACGTCGAACGAGGCCGTGAGGACTGGGCCGTCCGCGTCGGGAGCGAACAGGCGCCACGTGCCGGTCTCCCCGTCGAGGCCCGTCGTGGCCGTGTAGTAGGTGAACGGATCGCCCTCGGGCCCGGTCACGACGAGGCGCCAGTCGATGGACGAGCCCTCGGGCGTCCCCTCCAGCGCGAGGTCGATCGGCGTGCCGTTCACGGCCGTCGTGGCCTCCCACATCCAGACGCCGGCCGTGACGGTCGGCGAGTCGGCGGTCACGGCCTCCGTCGCCGCGCCCGGCAACACGAGGTGGAGCCCGACCACGGTCGAGACGATGCCGACGCGGGCCGCGGCGTTGATGAAGTGGGCACCGGAGGCCACGCGGGCGCCGTCACTTGGGAAGGCGTCGGTATCGAGGACGAACGCGGCGACGGCCGGCGGGGCGGGCGTGTCGGTCTCGGCGTCGGAGGCGTCACAACCGGTGAGAGCGAGGCCGACCGCGGCGAGGAAGGTCAGGGGGCGGAGCATGGGCCAGGGTGCGATGGGGAAGCCAATCAACGAGGGAATCGGCCGGCCGGCCGAGGTCCGCAAGCCGCCGAGGCGCATCCTCAGCGATTCATCAGCCGCCAAGGCGCCCGAACCGGCCTTGACACGGCCTCGCAGCCTCCGTTGACTCTGGCGTGCGTCCCGCCCTCCCCCTACTCCTGCTGCTGACGGCCGCCGCCGCGGCCCAGCCGGGCACGCTCGCCGGGACCGTCCGCGACGCCCGGGGCGCGCCGCTGCCGGGCGCGAGCGTCTACCTCTCGGGCACCACGCGCGGCGCCTCCGCCGACGCCGACGGCCGCTACCAGCTCGAGGCCGTCCCGCCCGGCGCGTACCGGGTCGTCGCGTCCCTCGTCGGCTACACGGCCGACGCCCAGGAGGTCCGCCTCGGGCCGGGTGAGGACCGGGTCGTGGACCTCCGGCTGGAGGCGACGACGCTCGACCTCGGCGGCGTGGCCGTCGAGGCGGAGCGGGACGAGCGCTGGCAGCGCCGGCTCGCGTGGTTCCACCGGACGCTCATCGGCGAGTCCGCCAACGCCGACTCGACGCGGATCCTGAACCCGGAGGTCCTCGACTTCCGCGTGCGGTGGGGCGCGCTCCGGGCCGAGGCCGCCGCCCCGCTCGTCATCGAGAACCACGCGCTCGGCTACCGGGTGACGTACGACCTCAGCGAGTTCAGCGCGAGCGCCGTCCGCGTCCAGTACGACGGGGACGAGCGGTTCGAGGAACTCCCCCCGGCTGACAGCGCCGAGGCCGCGCGCTGGGAGGCCGCCCGCGTCCGGGCCTACCGCGGCTCGCTCGCCCACCTTCTCCAGTCGCTCCTCGCCGGCACCGCCGACGACGCCGGCTACGCGTTCGAGGTCGTCCGCACCGACGCCTACGGCGCGCGCCCCGCCTTCCGCATGCGGGCCGACTGGCTCATGGACGTCGGCGACGACGGCTGGGGCACGCTCCGCGGGTTCGAGCGGATCGACGTGACGTACCGCGGCGAGCCGGAGGAAGCGGCCTACCTCGAATCGGAGTGGTTCCGCGAGCACCGGAGCCGGCCGCGGTCGGTCCAGGAGTCGTCGCTCCACCTCGACGGCCGCGTCCGGATCGACCCGCAGGGGACGCCCGAGGACCCGTTCGGCATTTCGACCTCCGGCCACATGGCCTTCGAGCGCCTCGCCGACCGCGTCCCCGAGGAGTACCGCCCACCGAACGAGGGCGATGCCGCTCTCCTTCGGCAGGGACATCGTGAATGATGCCCCTGCAGTCCGAGCCCGGTTCGCCGGGGAGTCCCTCACCCGATGAGGCCACTCGATGGGCGACCGCGTTGCTGAGTCCCTCCGCCTCGGCGCCGAGGCGGGCGGAGTGGACCGCTAGACGTGCCGGAAGCCGGCCGCCTCGAGCGGCACGCGGTTGCCGTCCGGGAGGCGGAGCGCGACGCCCTCCTTCGGCTCCACGACCTGCCCGACGACGGCGTACGTGTCCGGCGACAGCTTCGACGCCTCGGCTTCGGGGATCGTGAACAGGAGCTCGTAGTCCTCGCCGCCGTAGAGCACGAACGCCTCGGCTCGCTCGTCGAACCGCTGCGCCGCGAGGGCCGTCTGGACGTGGACCGGCAGGAGCCCCGCGTCGATGACCGCGCCGACGGTCCCGGCCTGGCTGAGGTGGTGCGCCTCGGAGGCCAGCCCGTCGGACACGTCGATGAGCGACGACGGGCGGACGCCGGCCTCGGCCCACGCTTCGATCCGGTCGAGCCGGGCCTGCGGCATCAGCTGGCGCTCGACGGCGTAGGCGAACCCGGTGAGGTCGGGCTGCGGCGGGTCGTCAGCGGCGCCGTCGCCGGCGGTCATCCGGTCCTTGCCGGCCAGGAGCACGCGGAGGCCGGCCGCGGCGCTGCCGAGGTCGCCCGTCACGCAGAGGAGGTCGCCAGGCTGCGCGCCGCGGCGGTACACGACGGCCCGCTCCTCGGCCTCGCCGACGACCGTCACCGACAGCGTCAGCCGGGCCGAGGCCGTCACGTCGCCGCCGACGACGGCCAGCCCGTAGCGCTCGCACGCCTGCGCCATCCCGGTGTAGAGCGCCTCGGCGCCCTCCACCGACAGGTTGTTGGGCAGCCCGAGCGCGACCGTCGCGAACCGCGGCCGCGCGTTCATGGCCGCCACGTCGCTCACGTTCACGGCGATGGCCTTCCACCCGAGCGCCCGCAGCGGCACGTACGTCCGGTCGAAGTGGACGCCCTCGACGAGCGCGTCGGTCGTGATCACGTGCACGCGGCTCGGGCCGTCGGAGCCGGCGGCGCCGACGCGGTAGACGGCCGCGTCGTCGCCGATGCCGGCGACCAGGTCGCGGGCGTCCGCGGCGTCGGCCAGCGCGGCCTTCATTTTGTCGATCAGGCCGAACTCGCCGACGTCGGAGACGGGCGTGAAGGGCTGTGCGTCGGGGATCTCGGACATGTGGGGCGCGGGGCGGGACCCGTCGAACGTAGGGGCCCGGGCCCTGTGCCGCCTCCGCGCGCTCTTTAGCGCCTCTCCTCGTCCGCTTCCTCCTCGTCCTCCTCATGGCGCGGCTCGGACGACCGGGCGGATTCCAGGCGGCGGATCGGCCGCGGCGGGTGGAGCATCGGCGCCGTCTGGCGCCCGTAGCGTGTGGCGAAGTCGCGGTCGCTCATGAACGCGAACCGGACGAAGTCCACCCAGCCGACGAGCATCGGGAGGAACGTCCAGCTCAACAGGAGCATCGCGATCCCGATCTTGGGCTGGCCGAGGTAGAACCGGTGCGCGCCGATCCCGCCCAGCGTCAACGCGAGCAGCGTCGCGCCGCCCTTGCTCTTCTCCCGCTTCGCGCGTCGCCCGCCCCGCAGGAACGGCTCCATCGGCTGGCCGACGCCGCAGTGGGGGCACACCTCGGCGCGGAGGTCGAGCTCGGCGCCGCACGCGTAGCAGAACTTGGTCGAGACCGCGACCGGCAGGGCCGACGCCTTGACAGGCACGGGGAACGTCTCCTCCGATGACGCCTCCGAGGCGGGCGGGGTCGACCGTTTCAGGATCTGGCGGACCTTCTGCTTCCGACGGCGGCGCGTCCGCTTGCGCCGCTTCCGGTCCGGGTCCGGCCCGAACGCCTGCTCCTCCAGCTCCTCCGCCGTCAGGTCGTCGAGGCCGTCGTCGGTGTCGAAGTCGGTCATGGGATCGCGGGAGCGTGAGGTGGGAGCGATCCGAGCCTTTCGGCGAGGGCGGCTCCAAAGTTGCGCGGTCCGGGTCCTCTAGGGCTGGTCAAAGTAGCCGGCGTACGCGTCCGGCATCCGGGCGAGCGACCGGACCTCGACGTCCTTGTAGTAGACCTCCGCGGCCTCGCTCTGGAGCTGGACCCGGCCCCGCGTGAGCGGCCCCTCGACGCCGTCGACGACGGCGCGCGAGCGGGCCAGGACCATGACGACGTGCCCGTTCACGACGTGGACGCTCCGGTCGCCGACGGCGATCAGCTCGAGCTCGGTCCACTCGCTAGGCGGGCTCTCGTGGTCGGCACTGCGGAGGCAGAACC
This sequence is a window from Rubrivirga marina. Protein-coding genes within it:
- a CDS encoding helical backbone metal receptor, whose amino-acid sequence is MSGWSPPTHDDLGRPVPLGASPRRIVSLVPSQTELLADLGLDAEVVGLTRFCVHPEGWNERKQIVGGTKNVRVDRVRELAPDLVIANKEENVREQVEALQAIAPVFVTDVPDVDGALRMTRSVGGLVDRAAEADRLADAVAAGFARLGAEAEGAVPLRALYLIWRDPWMTVGDDTIIADVLRRGGVENAAVGHQRYPTLSPDQFAALAPDVVLLSSEPYPFGPAHVAEVQALAPRAQVELVDGEPFSWYGSRLLRAPDALDDLRRRLAAG
- a CDS encoding aldo/keto reductase, with protein sequence MPYTATSDQPAHASGTFDLGDGLTVHRLGFGAMRITGKGIWGEPDSYDESIRVLERAVELGVDLIDTADSYGPFVSEDLIADALAPYPDGLVVATKGGLLRTGPNEWIPDGKPAYLKQAVQMSMRRLKVDTIDLYQLHRIDADVDRDEQFAVLKEFQDEGWVRLVGLSEVSVDEIKAAQDAGLEVATVQNEYNLGTRKSEDVLDFCEEQGIGFIPWFPLNAGKLSDSDLLEDASNQLGASHSQVALAWLLKRSPVMLPIPGTSSVEHLEENVAAAEIEMPDDVFAALDEAAREAA
- a CDS encoding MBL fold metallo-hydrolase — its product is MSTSIGTSLVARDVVRVPVAFVNAYLVGPLGGPWVLVDTGLPTTSTWVRRAAEARYGTTPPEAIVLTHGHFDHAGNAAVLADHWGVPILAHEAELPFLTGRSDYPPQDPTPGGAIAFLSRFFPTAGYAFGGRVRALPADGAVPGLPDWRWVHTPGHTPGHVSLFREADRTLLAGDAVATADLDSWIGVATNAREVSRSPVPFVSDWDATDASVRRLADLRPTTLAAGHGRAIDRDAADRLVAFAARSHRPERGRYVPEPAVFGDEVGVVDVPPPAPDRTPTLVAGGTAGAVILSHLLNRARR
- a CDS encoding carboxypeptidase-like regulatory domain-containing protein is translated as MRPALPLLLLLTAAAAAQPGTLAGTVRDARGAPLPGASVYLSGTTRGASADADGRYQLEAVPPGAYRVVASLVGYTADAQEVRLGPGEDRVVDLRLEATTLDLGGVAVEAERDERWQRRLAWFHRTLIGESANADSTRILNPEVLDFRVRWGALRAEAAAPLVIENHALGYRVTYDLSEFSASAVRVQYDGDERFEELPPADSAEAARWEAARVRAYRGSLAHLLQSLLAGTADDAGYAFEVVRTDAYGARPAFRMRADWLMDVGDDGWGTLRGFERIDVTYRGEPEEAAYLESEWFREHRSRPRSVQESSLHLDGRVRIDPQGTPEDPFGISTSGHMAFERLADRVPEEYRPPNEGDAALLRQGHRE
- the thiL gene encoding thiamine-phosphate kinase, with translation MSEIPDAQPFTPVSDVGEFGLIDKMKAALADAADARDLVAGIGDDAAVYRVGAAGSDGPSRVHVITTDALVEGVHFDRTYVPLRALGWKAIAVNVSDVAAMNARPRFATVALGLPNNLSVEGAEALYTGMAQACERYGLAVVGGDVTASARLTLSVTVVGEAEERAVVYRRGAQPGDLLCVTGDLGSAAAGLRVLLAGKDRMTAGDGAADDPPQPDLTGFAYAVERQLMPQARLDRIEAWAEAGVRPSSLIDVSDGLASEAHHLSQAGTVGAVIDAGLLPVHVQTALAAQRFDERAEAFVLYGGEDYELLFTIPEAEASKLSPDTYAVVGQVVEPKEGVALRLPDGNRVPLEAAGFRHV
- a CDS encoding TM2 domain-containing protein, with the protein product MTDFDTDDGLDDLTAEELEEQAFGPDPDRKRRKRTRRRRKQKVRQILKRSTPPASEASSEETFPVPVKASALPVAVSTKFCYACGAELDLRAEVCPHCGVGQPMEPFLRGGRRAKREKSKGGATLLALTLGGIGAHRFYLGQPKIGIAMLLLSWTFLPMLVGWVDFVRFAFMSDRDFATRYGRQTAPMLHPPRPIRRLESARSSEPRHEEDEEEADEERR